The genomic interval ATGATCTTAGCTGAGCACATTCACAAGCACATGATGATGAACCTTTTAATGATGCTTGCTATTTATCTTTGGGTTCGGGCCGGGAACTGTCACGCCCACCGCGTtttaattaaccgacttccaaaaaaggaggaggttctcaattcgtcgggatcttttttttttttttttttatgtatgttccccgattactcaaagacccctggaccgatttggaaaattttttttttgtttgaaagggtatactgtgcaggtggtcccatataaatttggtgaagatctgatgaatatcttcggagatggagaacagaactcctcaatggataagagcaaattgctcgcgatcactgtaatagcttagtaaacagtagggttttaactgggcatagcatatatatagtacagtggggccactaaaaattgtgaaataaaaaattttcaaaagaaaaataaaaccgacttcaaaaaccaaaaacactaaaaagtagaaaataatttttgtttagctacacatgtaatgtacctaggtatgaagtcgggcgagcttcactcttggatttctaattttgttttaatatgctcgctcgacttcatacctaggtacattacatgtgtagctaaacaaaaattattttctactttttagtgtttttggtttttgaagtcggttttatttttctttttttgtctATGGTTGTATTTCAGAACACGTAGTGATTactgattacatactctttgtttcAGAAATCAGCTGATTTCTGAGTTATGTTGTTCGTCTGTGGTTATCATTTTGACATTGACAATTGCAATTtagctagaaaaaaaaataccgggTAATTTTCCAGTTTGCTTTGATTATTTTaggattaatttttaataatgactataatttcaaaattattacgTGCAAATAGATCAATTGACCTAATTCCTGTGAGCGtaggaataaataaatttagatGCGGTCGTTGCTATGCTACGGAAAAAGAAAAGGGGTTAACACAAAGTCAAGAAAGAGCTGAAGTATCAAGAGATGTACGGCCCCTGGGTGAAAAGATTAAAGAGACGAGCAAAACAGTGTCTTATACTGGTATCATATTGGTTGGTCTAGGAGTTACTggcattatattttattacgtaTTCCGTGAATTGTTTTCTAGCAATAGCCCCAACAGCATATACTCAGTAGCGctagaaaaatgtaaaaacgTGAGTAAACAATggcatatatttatttatcctaTCAAATATACCGTAAACTCTAAATTTAAAcaccataatataaaataatatataatattctaGCAGGGTTGCTCAGGGTTCTAATCGATTGGCTAACCTGTTCTGCAGTGTCAGCTATTAGATCCTAGCATAGCTATGAACCATCTTCTTGAACAACCAAATAAATATactaagaataagaataagaagtgtttatttgctagaatatggtataatatatgAGTACATTGTAACAAATGTATTGTGGGAACATGACCTCAATAATTAGTCAAGTTGTTTAAAAgttacacaatctctaaaagACACCcgacaataaattaattagctATATATTAAGCATAAAGATGTATTTTTTAACAGGACCCAAGAATAGAAGAAGCCCTTGGTTCTCCTATAAAAGGTTATGGCGAAGAGACTACAAGGAGGCGAAGGACCAGAGTCAGTCATGCCGTCTATGAAAAGGATGGAGTTAAACATATGAGAATGAGATTCTATATCAAGGGAATTAGAAATAAAGGTGTTGCTGAATTAGATATGAAGCAGGTTTGTAATATTAAGTACGATAATCATGTAATTGTAGTTATAGTTGGCTATTGATAGATATCAACATTGTTATGTTTCAATAGTCCACTTTTGATTTCTCAATCTAGCAAAAAAGATACCTACTActctaaatatatgtataaacatCCATcacaaacctttggacctagaaagctgaaattttgtacaagggttccctttataatgtagataagaAAAGATTCAAATCTTTCCTTTTCCACATTATAAAGggaataatttttcaaaattcccacaggatagggataaagaggatttatattttcacttTATGATTAAAGCAAGAACTAACTTAGCAAAGCTGGGGCATGTCAACTAGTATTGTTACATAATTTAACaccgatattttttttataatattatttatcaaaatattttatacctttCAGAATGAATATGGGAACTATGAATGCAGATATCTGTTAGTGCAACTAGATGATTATAGTGGAAAAACTTTCATCATTGAAGACAATCGTGCGTTTCTAGATCATGCAAAATCTGAAGCTGGAAGCCAACAGCTGCCTACATTAACTCTTACACAGTAAATAGTCTTagataacataatattcaaCCTGTagataaatgtaaattaattagataagtattgtgtaaataaaatttattccttatttgtttattttttattacatttattctGCAGGTATTGATGACAaatatttcaaatgaaaaatatgTAAATCATTGTCTTATTAATCAGTAGGCAGAAGTCAGAacagaaattacaaaatattctATAACAATATTGTTCCTTAGGGAGCATACACAGTAGTCATTTTGTTTAGGACAATGttttcacgttttttttttggtaacatcacattaaattaatgtttcatGTTGCAAAATATTGCTCCACTAAAAGTAACTGTAATGAAGATGAACAATTATATAATGTACCTGTGTGCATCACAGGTGAAAAGAAAGGTtttcttacaaataaaaattaaactcaaGATGTGCGAGTGCAAGAAGaaaaagtaatataattatGCTTCATAGTTCATAATCTAGACTTAACAACTACACACCCCAAATATAGTATATCTATTGTACTTAATATCATTGGTACTAATATCAAaggttatcacttatcagcaaccatttaaaaaatactggacAAGTAATAGCTGCTGAGCAAGATTTTCCTTAAAACAGATCATTATCACTGTCTTTCTTGAAAATATACTAATCTTTCTTTCTCCAAGGAATTATCTCCCAAGCCATCAGTAGACGATTGCTGAAGACAAATTTTCTTATTCTTTCAAATAACCAGTAGAAGATAAGAAGAAGTGACAGGTATTGTGGCCAAGCCCATTTCAGTTCTTGTATAAGACTTGGAGTATATCGAAATTTCATTTCTGCGATTCTTAGATTAATACTCAGATCCATGGTACCAGTTTGGCCATTTTGAGTTCTGGCATAGATGGGATTGACTACTGTTGTAACTGTAAAGATAttaattgaatgaatgaatattctTTTATTGCACATCACAAAAAtcagtagaaaaaaaaaatcaaaaagtaaaaCAAGGGTATTGTGGTGGCCTTATCGCTTCCTAGCGATTTCTTCCAGTCATAATAGATACTAGAGATAGGTAGGTGGTGCAAGAATATACATATGTACATATATGATCAAAATATACAGTTAAATGAagtttaatttatgtatttcatacaaaaactttaaacagcattaattttaaattagcaaAATCTGTAATTTAGTTTGGATAtcttaagtttaaaataataataattaccttcTCTTATCAAATATTcatctaaaataaaatcaactATATTTTTGGTATTGTAAGTCTCATGGTTAAATAGTGAGGTGTTGTGAGATGTATCCAAGATATTTCGCAGACATGCCAGGTGACTTGTTTGGTATATTTGCAGGTCTCCATAGTATTTGAATCCACTTGGCTGACCACTGAACTCTTTGGTTAGAACTGCAAGACTTTGCATTTGTAGAGGGCAAACATtctgaaatataattttacaaaattatttgaTGTAGTAATAGAATAGGGATAATCTTAAGACTAGGGGAAAGAAAAAGATTTGGTTTAATAATAGACTTATTGCATTTCCTTAGAAATATTTTGGTAACTCTTTGGTAAATATGTGTCGTTAGTTAagtattattatctacttaccCTAATTTGGAAgtctatacctaatattaatataatggaACTTATAATTCTACCCTTTGGTACAATAAGATCAAACTTAAATTTAAGAATATCATTCTTCCCATCTAGATTGATGTCGTCTTCTTGTATCTGTAATCatcaaaacataaaattataatcaaaataaaatcaaaccTACTATAAAATGTCTGTAGAATTGTCAGATTTTCTACAGTTAACTTCAAAGTTAATCTTTGATTTTAATCATAGTCAACTTCAATAGATTTTTGATAAGCCAAGAAAGTAAAATGAATGTACAAAATATTAAGCTTACTTGAATTTCTACACAATTTTCTTCATCTACAAGTCTATCATCATCTAGGAATGCTGCATCACCACATATAATATTAACACTAGGGTCATCAGTCTCTGCTATaagtaaataatcatatgttgagtGTATGAGTGGTTGTTCATAGAAGTATGACGTCTTTAACCAAAATCCTGGAAGGTTAAAATACGTTAAATAAGTTGCTATGAAAACATTGACCTTTTACTAGACTATTTAACTTCCAAGCTATATTGCAGTATGAACAGAATATTCGAGACTCCTAACAGGTACACTTACCTCCTAATAGGTATTCTAAAATTTAAATgcatgattttttaaataccatTCTTATTAAAAAGCAAATATGAGGTCTAGGTTATAGCGCACtttcctattcactcttgctttgaaggtatatttttttttcccccccaattaagcgtaaagcttagtccgctcctcaaccgttgagctatcgaggtatTTAGGATTTATTTTCCTATAAGTATGCCTGAAATGCCACACCTTAGCTTCTATTCGAATCAGATAGGTATGTTGAgtaaaaacgtttcgtgcgaatAGATTGTATGTGGTCCGTGTATTATGTGCATCTAATCTAAATCAATTCAAGGGACCAATAGCTCGTAATAAAAAACTAGTGTTGCTtagctatgtacctacataatatgttcATACGTtgacaaattttgaaaaaaactaaaGGTATTTAGATAACTTACCTCTACTTCTATAGGCTACAACAAAAGGCAAAACAATGGTCAATATAGTTGTTATTACTGTAAACAATGTCGCTTTCGATAATAAACGACTTTTGTACTGAACTTCGACGCTGTAACTGAAAAGTTTATAAAGTGCCATTTGTAGgtgttattaattattgtgataTCTCGTAACATTGTActtttccatattattattctttttcttcttaatAGGTACTCATTGATCGTTGGATTTTCGAAATATCAATATTTGCTTCATTTTTCCAATGTTTATTGATTGCACATTGAGTTGATTTTGACAAATGTGACAAACAAACAAGGCAGTTGCCTAGCAACCAGTGTTGCAAAGTTATTAATTAGTGTTGTTAGTCAAGATCATTAAATTGTACATTATTAAATCACGATTTTATCTCAACGgcaagtaggtagttaccttATATACTGGTTTAGATTCCGTTGACtggtcttgactcttgacagatagacagacagacaacgaagtgatcctatacctacctaccaaaaggTAGGTATAGGATCACCACTCCTTTTTTCTCTGTAGATGGtttgaaaccctaaaaaaggaaaaactttAATTAAACTTACTTAACGGTTAAAAACGGTTAATTAAACTTACTTAAAGGTCAATTAACTTTAATCTCACCCTGTTAGAAaactttttagtaggtacctaagtgtaCTAAAAAGCTTACTTCGTAGTtcgttaaaaagtaaaaacagtAAGATCGTGTGACCACTGTTCAGTAGCCACTGGATAGCCTAACTAAACAAATAAACCAAAATTATAAACCTGGATTGTAGGTAGCTTTAAAGTTTTCTAGATTCGCTTCGCCTCACAGCCTCACAAAAGGCACtctttatattgtatttagtCTACCTATCAGCTAACGTTCCGGTGTCAATTACCATGTGGTTTCTACGTTTTGTGTTGCAAGTAGACAATGGGTAGACCTCTGTTAATGTAataagcaatttaaaaaaaaccggccaagtgcgagtcagattcgcgcaccgagggttcggtactggggtattttttccaacattttgcacgataaatcaaaaactgttatgcataaaaataaataaaaatctgttttagaatgtacaggtaaagccctttcatataccccacttggtatatacGTTATcctacttttaaaaatttaaaatactaattttatgtgttcataaacacattttaattttttttgtgatgtggaATTCGCACATTATTTTGTATGGCCTAGTAGTAAGcgctgatagcctagtggttaagacgaccgcctcctattcggagggtcggaggttcgattccaggcacgctATCAATGCATACCAAAAAATCGCGAGGAAAAAACTCAAAGCTGCATGGCTTTGAGTTGGCATGGCTGAGAGGTAAAATGTTCTCcaaggtattattattaaaggtaTATAATGAAATATGccagtccgcacttggccatcTTGGTGAACTATGAcctaaatctttctcattctgagagaagatccgtGCTGGGTTGCCGATGGTGTTGATTTCTGATGGgatttgttttataataatagttccAGAAAACTTTACTGCAGCGGACTACTTCTGcgttatttaagtaggtataatgagttcctaaaaatattaaaatttgttgTTTGTTcctaaataaaactttacttATATTAACTTAGTGGGTAGGTACTATGAGAGGTTttcattatacttattattatgtatacttatTTGTTTTCCTGGTTAGATACAAGTCAGTGAATCCAGACAATAGCTATGAACAAAGCTGGGCGCCTGACAACTGACACCGGAGCGGTGAGTGATCCCTTAGAAACCTTGTTGTATAtaaaggtacctaagtagatcCGCAACAGCATTCGCTCTGGTTTCGGGCCGGGGCACAGTACAGTTTTGTTAGTAAAGTGCATGCTTATACCAAAAAGAAAGCATGGATAAGATGTCTTCAAGCATGACGTCTAGCATAACCGGCATGGGTCTTGGTGGAATTACAGGATTGACAACTGCAATAAGCACTCTCAGCTGTGCAAGGGAACAGCAAATAACAATTGGAGGGATGGCTTCGAACTATGTCCCAGGATTGTCAGCGAATTACAACATTTCGAGTTTTTGTCAACGTCCAGGACAAAGTCGTCGTTGCCCAATTGCCAAGGCAGGACCTACGGCCCAACCTGGCCCTGGACACTCTCTCAGCGCTGGGGCCCTCAAACACTCATCACGGAACAACCCGAATACACCGTACGCTCATAATCTCATCTGCAAGCTGGCTGATCAAAATGAACGTAGACGTCTCCAGGAAACACTAGAATTGGTTCCCCAAAGCTATTATTCGCAGCAACCACTTAAGGTGGAACTGACTGAATTTTATGCTCGTGATAATGGTAAAGACCACCATACTGACCAGTATGAGTTGGTGAATGATACCATCCTTCCGAACCCGGTCTTGCGAAGAGGCCAGAACTTCTTCTTTGCCGTTCGTTTTGACAGAACCGGCGACAAGCAACAAGACATAATTCGAATCGTGTTCAGTCTTGGTaagtaaacaattttaaaattcttacttTTACTTGACGTATTGATCCTGTTATCTGTTACTCTCAAGGAATCTCTCAAGTCCATTGACTTTAATAATCAAGTCAATggattatattaatattttacaaaattacagGTCCGAAACCATGTGTTACAAAAGGAACGCGAGTTGTTTTAACCGTTAATTGGAGCTCGCAACAAACTGTCTTTCAACATGCCCGTGACGTTATTGGCATGGGAATGGGCATGGCCGTGTCACGTATACAAGAAACTAGTAGTGCTACAATGACTCCAGTAGGAACAATTACTACTATTAGTGCTATTAGCGGTCCAATAAGCGGCATCAGAGAAACCGCGACATATACATGTCGTCGTAGTTCCTTCAGCAACGAGCCCGCGCCTCAGCAGCAAAGCCCGCTTAGTCCGCACGGGGCTGTGGAACCACCACGACCACCAGTCGTTGAACGACATAGTGGGCCACCCCAGCCGCCTTCAACTGGACGCAGCTATGGTTCTCATCACGGATCAACGCAGAATTTGGCATCTGTTGCTCACGAGATGGAAAAATGGGATTTGAGTATTCAACGCCAAGACGGAAATACGATAACATTCCAAGTCCACGTTCCAGCTTCTGCACCAGTGGGGATTTGGAATTGCTGGATTCAAACTCAGAGACTGGGGCAACGTGATAATCGCCAAGATTACAAGTGTGATGAAGATATTTATATCTTATTTAATCCATGGTGTCGCGAGGACTCTGTTTACATGGACAACGAATCGTCAAGAAAGGAATATATTCTTAATGAGCAAGGGAAAATATGGAGCGGCACCTGGCGCCAACCTAAAGGTCGCAAATGGATTTTCGGACAGTTCGATGACGTAGTGCTTCCAGCTTGCATCTATTTATTAGAGCGGAGTGGACTGGAACATTCAGAACGTGGTAATCCTGTTCGGATTGCTAGAGCAATTTCAGCTATGGCaagttttattatgataaaacctaaaattaaataatgcaatttttatgacataattttttaatagcTGTGCTTTTCTACCGTAGATTAATTCTAAAGGGGATGGCGATGGCCTAATGGTTGGTCGATACGATGGTGAATATAAAGACGGGGTATCTCCACATTCATGGACTGGTTCCGTTGCTATTCTCGAACGATACCTAACGAATGGAGGCAGGCCTGTTGAATATGGGCAGTGCTGGGTGTTCTCTGGTTTGGTGGTCACTATTTGTCGAGCTTTAggtatttatgaaaaaataataatactgtaAAAGAACCAAATTAAAGCATTATAAAAGCTATATTTTAATCTTATTTGTAGGTATACCTTGCCGATCTGTGACAAATTACGTCTCAGCACACGATACGAATGGAACCTTCACTATTGATAAATTCTTTGACAAAGATGGGAACGAAGTGCCGAATGGTCCGGATGAAGATTGTTATGACTCTTGCTGGAACTTCCATGTGTGGAACGATGTGTGGATGCAAAGACCAGACTTGCCGCAGGGTACGTAGATAGTATTTACTGCGATTCAACTGGTGTTCATACATTCATTCAAATGTAACTTGTTTTTTTGGTAGGATATGGTGGGTGGCAGATAATAGATGCTACTCCTCAGGAGGAAGCTGAATCTATATACAAGTGTGGTCCGGCTAGTGTGGAAGCTGTTCGTCGTGGGGAGATTGGGTTCCAATATGATACACCCTTTATGTACTCTCAGATAAATGCTGAGTTATGCCACTTCCAAGAGGAAGAATCCTCCGACTGGGGTTTTGTTAGAATGGCATCCAACCAATATCAGTAAGCATTTTTAAACTACATGACATACACTAGCGAATTATTTGACTGAAGTGATGATGCACTTAAGATTGAGCTAGCTATACTTGACGCTATGGCATTTTATGTATTTACACTCTTTTCAGGGTTGGAAGGAAGATTATCACAAAGGATCCAAGTCGCGAAGACGACGAGGGGGACAGTGATTTGTTAGAAATTACTCACGAATACAAACCCGTTGAAAGTCCTTCTCCGGAACGTCTTTCTGTTATCGCTTCTTGTCGCGGTTTTCAACGTTTGCAACAATATTACGAATTACCTGACCGTAGCTCAGAGGATGTCGTTTTTGACTTAATGGATATTGAACCTATACCTTACGGTCAGCCCTTCGATTGCACGATGAATATTCAGgtattatctatttttttaatatttatagctAATGTGAACGATTGAGTAATGTCAATTTGTTTTGATAGAACAAATCACCCGAAGACCGAACAATCTGGTGTGTCCTGACAGCGTCTGCGTGTTATTACACGGGTGCTATTGCAGCCCGAGTGCGGAAATCTCAAGGGGAATTTATTGTAAGGGCAGGCCAACGCGAGGCCCTCAAACTGAATGTAACACCACAAGAGTACATGGACAAGTTGGTTGATCATGCAATGATTAAGGTGCACGCGATGGCTTTTGTCAAGCAAACGTCGCAAGCTTGGTCTGAGGAAGACGATGTCTCACTGCACAAGCCGAAACTTCAAGTGCAGGTATGGTTGTTATGTTTTGGGTGAAATAATGACTAatttacaatacaatttttattaaaaagggcaaccgccgagtttcttgttggttcttctcggtaggaacggcattccgaaccagtggtagattattttgacgatataaaagcacttgtaaaaagtttatttgaatacttaaaTCTATTCTATTACCTTTTCAGGCAAGGAGCCAACCCAGTATTGGTCAGGAATGTGGAATAACTTTCAGCTTCCAGAATCCATTGACTGTTAATTTGACGGATTGCTACTTCACTTTCGAAGGGTCTGGCGTGCAGAGGCCGCGTCAGGTAACAGTTTAGAATAACATGATTCAAAATGCGAtctaatttttctttttcttagagaatatattttttttttaataataaaatagcgagcaaaagaGCAGGCCGGTTATACCGCCGCCCATTGCAATTGCTTaaggaattaattattattattgcagatAAAGTTTCGTGACGTAAAGCCTGGCGA from Maniola jurtina chromosome 1, ilManJurt1.1, whole genome shotgun sequence carries:
- the LOC123865474 gene encoding mitochondrial import inner membrane translocase subunit Tim21, whose product is MTIISKLLRANRSIDLIPVSVGINKFRCGRCYATEKEKGLTQSQERAEVSRDVRPLGEKIKETSKTVSYTGIILVGLGVTGIIFYYVFRELFSSNSPNSIYSVALEKCKNDPRIEEALGSPIKGYGEETTRRRRTRVSHAVYEKDGVKHMRMRFYIKGIRNKGVAELDMKQNEYGNYECRYLLVQLDDYSGKTFIIEDNRAFLDHAKSEAGSQQLPTLTLTQ
- the LOC123865403 gene encoding transmembrane protein 231 — translated: MALYKLFSYSVEVQYKSRLLSKATLFTVITTILTIVLPFVVAYRSRGFWLKTSYFYEQPLIHSTYDYLLIAETDDPSVNIICGDAAFLDDDRLVDEENCVEIQIQEDDINLDGKNDILKFKFDLIVPKGRIISSIILILGIDFQIRNVCPLQMQSLAVLTKEFSGQPSGFKYYGDLQIYQTSHLACLRNILDTSHNTSLFNHETYNTKNIVDFILDEYLIREVTTVVNPIYARTQNGQTGTMDLSINLRIAEMKFRYTPSLIQELKWAWPQYLSLLLIFYWLFERIRKFVFSNRLLMAWEIIPWRKKD
- the LOC123877642 gene encoding hemocyte protein-glutamine gamma-glutamyltransferase-like, whose product is MDKMSSSMTSSITGMGLGGITGLTTAISTLSCAREQQITIGGMASNYVPGLSANYNISSFCQRPGQSRRCPIAKAGPTAQPGPGHSLSAGALKHSSRNNPNTPYAHNLICKLADQNERRRLQETLELVPQSYYSQQPLKVELTEFYARDNGKDHHTDQYELVNDTILPNPVLRRGQNFFFAVRFDRTGDKQQDIIRIVFSLGPKPCVTKGTRVVLTVNWSSQQTVFQHARDVIGMGMGMAVSRIQETSSATMTPVGTITTISAISGPISGIRETATYTCRRSSFSNEPAPQQQSPLSPHGAVEPPRPPVVERHSGPPQPPSTGRSYGSHHGSTQNLASVAHEMEKWDLSIQRQDGNTITFQVHVPASAPVGIWNCWIQTQRLGQRDNRQDYKCDEDIYILFNPWCREDSVYMDNESSRKEYILNEQGKIWSGTWRQPKGRKWIFGQFDDVVLPACIYLLERSGLEHSERGNPVRIARAISAMINSKGDGDGLMVGRYDGEYKDGVSPHSWTGSVAILERYLTNGGRPVEYGQCWVFSGLVVTICRALGIPCRSVTNYVSAHDTNGTFTIDKFFDKDGNEVPNGPDEDCYDSCWNFHVWNDVWMQRPDLPQGYGGWQIIDATPQEEAESIYKCGPASVEAVRRGEIGFQYDTPFMYSQINAELCHFQEEESSDWGFVRMASNQYQVGRKIITKDPSREDDEGDSDLLEITHEYKPVESPSPERLSVIASCRGFQRLQQYYELPDRSSEDVVFDLMDIEPIPYGQPFDCTMNIQNKSPEDRTIWCVLTASACYYTGAIAARVRKSQGEFIVRAGQREALKLNVTPQEYMDKLVDHAMIKVHAMAFVKQTSQAWSEEDDVSLHKPKLQVQARSQPSIGQECGITFSFQNPLTVNLTDCYFTFEGSGVQRPRQIKFRDVKPGEFMSYQDKFVPTRIGELQIVVTFSSRQIDEIFGCTTVNVRG